Proteins from one Geomonas agri genomic window:
- a CDS encoding MASE3 domain-containing protein → MSEATAHNEAQRTETRILSLVLFLLAILILYVCSSYSYLLFHTMVEVFCVLVTLGVFLLAWNSRKFLDNHYFLFLAMSFAVSGVLELLHTFSYKGIGIFVGYDANLPTQLWISSRYVVSLSFLTAPFFIKRKLNLATALAFFGGTAVLLILAIFSGQFPQCYVEGKGLTPFKIYSEYIIIAILLASAMLLWANRERFDRRVLDILLASTFSAAGADVAFTQYMSVYGQANKIGHFFLFLSSFLIYRAIVSMGLKEPAAVLFRSLEQSEQALKRSEAQLQRTLEQRTSELHEKVEREAALKRSNERLDLLADTASRLLQSKSPRQLANALCRQVMDFLDCDVFFNYLVDEVEGGLKLNACAGIAEEQAASIERLNLGVAICGCAARDACRIVAENIPMSQDVRADLVRSMGIQAYACHPLLAQGRVLGTLSFGTRSRTSFSDDDLSLMKAVADQVAIAMERNRMEESLRQAKHDAEAASSTKSRFVANMSHELRTPMTGVLGMLDLALLTPDAIERADYIQTAQRSARSLLRILNDILDLAKVEVGKFSLDIRPFSLRACLGQAIDIVMPEVKRKGLELDLQVEDGLPDHVQGDQIRLRQVLTNLLGNAVKFTEHGGVAIAVRAGEGRHGGEMVFHFAVRDTGIGIPLDKRHLLFNSFSQVDDSNTRSHGGTGLGLAISKEIVERMGGSIVVEDEAGAGSCFSFSVRLDVIEGEAEMDPPSPRPPSQPAEAATTATGVSRRLLVAEDDPTIRQVLGTMLGRLGYLIDFAEDGEQAVEKCQRSSFDMVIMDVQMPRLDGFEATRAIREQELRRGGRLPILAMTAHAMKQDEDRCIAAGMDDYISKPIDFRECIEKIGNLLGSSGAVCP, encoded by the coding sequence GTGAGCGAGGCGACCGCCCACAACGAAGCACAACGAACGGAAACAAGGATCCTCTCCCTCGTCCTGTTCTTGCTCGCCATACTGATCCTCTACGTCTGCAGCAGCTACTCGTACTTGTTGTTCCACACCATGGTTGAGGTCTTCTGCGTACTGGTTACGCTGGGCGTCTTCCTGTTGGCCTGGAACTCCCGTAAATTCCTGGACAACCACTATTTTCTTTTCCTGGCCATGTCTTTCGCAGTCTCAGGCGTCCTGGAACTGCTGCACACCTTCTCCTACAAGGGGATCGGCATCTTCGTCGGATACGACGCCAACCTCCCCACCCAACTCTGGATCTCATCCCGCTACGTGGTCAGCCTCTCCTTCCTGACGGCACCATTTTTCATCAAACGAAAGCTCAATCTCGCCACAGCCCTGGCCTTTTTCGGCGGCACAGCTGTGCTGCTCATCCTGGCCATCTTCTCGGGACAATTTCCTCAATGCTATGTGGAAGGAAAGGGACTGACGCCGTTCAAGATCTACAGCGAGTACATCATCATAGCCATCCTGCTTGCCTCGGCGATGTTGCTGTGGGCCAACAGGGAACGTTTCGACCGTCGCGTACTTGATATTCTCCTCGCCTCCACGTTCAGCGCAGCTGGCGCCGATGTCGCGTTCACGCAATACATGAGCGTCTACGGCCAAGCCAACAAGATCGGGCACTTCTTTCTCTTCCTCTCCTCCTTCCTGATCTACCGGGCCATCGTTTCGATGGGACTGAAAGAGCCCGCCGCGGTTCTCTTCCGCAGCCTGGAACAGAGCGAACAGGCACTCAAGCGGAGCGAGGCGCAGTTGCAGCGCACCCTGGAGCAGCGTACCAGCGAACTGCACGAGAAGGTGGAACGCGAAGCCGCGTTAAAGCGCAGCAACGAGCGGCTCGACCTGCTGGCCGATACGGCGAGCCGACTGCTGCAGAGCAAGTCCCCAAGGCAACTTGCCAACGCCCTGTGCCGACAGGTGATGGACTTTCTCGACTGCGACGTTTTCTTCAATTACCTCGTCGATGAAGTTGAGGGAGGTCTGAAACTGAACGCCTGCGCCGGCATCGCCGAGGAACAGGCTGCCTCCATCGAGCGGCTGAACCTGGGGGTGGCGATCTGCGGCTGCGCGGCCCGCGACGCCTGCAGGATCGTCGCCGAGAACATCCCCATGTCGCAGGACGTACGCGCCGACCTGGTGCGATCAATGGGGATACAGGCCTACGCCTGCCACCCGCTGCTGGCCCAGGGGCGGGTGCTCGGTACCCTCTCATTCGGCACCCGCAGCAGAACCAGCTTCAGCGATGACGACCTCTCCCTCATGAAGGCGGTAGCCGACCAGGTTGCCATCGCCATGGAGCGCAACCGGATGGAGGAGTCGCTGCGCCAGGCCAAGCATGACGCCGAGGCGGCGAGCAGCACCAAGAGCAGGTTCGTGGCCAACATGAGCCACGAGCTGCGTACCCCGATGACCGGAGTGTTGGGCATGCTCGACCTCGCCCTGCTTACACCGGACGCCATCGAAAGAGCCGATTACATCCAGACCGCCCAGCGGTCGGCGCGGTCGCTGCTGCGCATCCTGAACGACATCTTGGATCTGGCCAAGGTAGAAGTCGGGAAGTTCTCCCTCGACATCCGGCCGTTCTCCCTTCGTGCCTGCCTGGGCCAGGCGATCGACATCGTAATGCCCGAGGTGAAGCGTAAGGGGTTGGAGCTTGATCTACAGGTGGAAGACGGTCTCCCCGACCACGTGCAGGGGGATCAGATCAGACTGCGCCAAGTGCTCACCAACCTGCTGGGAAACGCGGTGAAATTCACTGAACACGGCGGAGTCGCCATAGCCGTGCGTGCTGGAGAAGGGCGCCACGGCGGGGAGATGGTGTTCCACTTCGCTGTGCGCGACACCGGCATCGGCATTCCACTAGACAAGAGGCACCTGCTCTTCAATTCCTTCAGCCAAGTTGACGACTCAAACACCCGTAGCCACGGGGGCACTGGGCTTGGGCTGGCGATCAGCAAGGAGATCGTCGAGCGGATGGGGGGAAGCATCGTCGTGGAAGACGAAGCTGGTGCGGGAAGTTGCTTCTCCTTCTCGGTTCGGCTGGACGTCATCGAAGGTGAAGCCGAGATGGACCCTCCCTCGCCGCGCCCCCCCTCTCAACCGGCAGAGGCTGCGACTACGGCAACGGGAGTCAGCAGGCGCCTGCTGGTCGCCGAGGACGATCCCACTATCCGCCAGGTCCTGGGGACCATGCTGGGGAGGCTGGGCTACCTCATAGATTTCGCGGAAGACGGCGAGCAGGCGGTGGAGAAGTGTCAGCGGTCAAGTTTCGACATGGTCATCATGGACGTCCAGATGCCGCGACTCGATGGCTTCGAGGCGACGCGGGCCATAAGGGAACAGGAACTGCGGCGCGGGGGACGGCTACCTATTCTCGCCATGACCGCGCACGCCATGAAACAGGATGAGGACCGCTGCATCGCCGCCGGGATGGACGACTACATTTCCAAGCCTATCGATTTCAGGGAATGTATCGAGAAAATAGGTAACCTGCTTGGGTCATCCGGTGCAGTTTGTCCATAA
- a CDS encoding OmpA family protein: MLRKIAVAVVLTLSVSGVSYAGLDAVKGLGKDLGKEAASTAKQGALSAVTKKLKKVQNEKGPIKFKTGKAEVDPACDKTMTAIAAIMADYPGFHVQVDGHTDNVGKPDANMKLSQDRADAVVKYLVDKKGVAANRLSAKGFGDTQPIADNKTKAGQAKNRRVDFTVTKM, from the coding sequence ATGTTGCGAAAAATTGCTGTTGCTGTTGTACTGACTCTGTCGGTTTCAGGTGTTTCCTATGCCGGGCTCGATGCTGTCAAAGGGCTGGGTAAAGACTTGGGCAAGGAAGCTGCGTCCACCGCCAAGCAGGGCGCTCTCAGCGCTGTGACCAAGAAGCTGAAGAAGGTCCAGAACGAGAAAGGGCCGATCAAGTTTAAGACCGGCAAGGCTGAGGTTGATCCTGCTTGCGACAAGACCATGACTGCCATCGCAGCGATCATGGCCGATTACCCCGGCTTCCATGTCCAAGTTGACGGCCACACCGACAACGTCGGCAAGCCCGACGCCAACATGAAACTCTCCCAGGACCGCGCCGATGCCGTGGTGAAGTACCTGGTCGACAAGAAAGGCGTAGCGGCAAACCGTCTCTCCGCCAAAGGCTTCGGCGACACCCAACCCATCGCCGACAACAAGACTAAGGCCGGCCAAGCCAAGAACCGCCGTGTCGATTTCACCGTCACCAAGATGTAG
- a CDS encoding ATP-binding response regulator, whose translation MEKILAVEDSKVAQAQLLDILSDEYEVTLHEDGASAKSVALEIGPDLILLDINLPGMNGYDICRQLKADAATREIPVIFLTSCDTSGEKVKGFEAGADDYIVKPFYPEELVARVSLHLASRREKQMAVEFERLNLLREMAVAISHEFNNPLTAILWHLHLANKELGEGNEKVRTHLSDLKGELDRVCRIVARLAEASRDAKTEYVMGEAMIDVNSI comes from the coding sequence ATGGAAAAGATCCTCGCCGTAGAAGACAGCAAGGTCGCGCAGGCCCAATTGCTGGACATCCTCAGCGATGAGTATGAGGTCACGCTGCATGAAGACGGGGCCTCGGCCAAGTCCGTCGCACTGGAGATCGGCCCGGATCTGATCCTGCTCGACATCAACCTCCCCGGGATGAATGGTTATGACATCTGCCGCCAGCTGAAAGCGGACGCTGCAACACGCGAGATCCCTGTAATCTTCCTGACCAGTTGCGATACCAGCGGTGAAAAAGTGAAGGGGTTCGAGGCGGGAGCGGACGACTACATCGTGAAGCCCTTTTACCCGGAGGAGTTGGTAGCCCGCGTCTCGCTCCATCTGGCGTCGCGCAGAGAAAAGCAGATGGCGGTCGAGTTCGAACGCTTGAACCTGTTGCGGGAAATGGCCGTCGCCATCAGCCACGAGTTCAACAACCCCCTGACCGCCATACTCTGGCATCTGCACCTGGCAAACAAGGAACTAGGCGAGGGGAATGAGAAAGTTCGCACCCATCTCTCCGATCTCAAAGGTGAACTGGACAGGGTCTGCCGCATCGTAGCCCGCCTCGCCGAAGCCTCCCGCGACGCCAAGACCGAATACGTCATGGGCGAAGCCATGATTGACGTCAACAGCATCTGA
- a CDS encoding AzlC family ABC transporter permease: MKHRKPEMIRGARANVPVAASAMAYGSVLGVLAAQKGLSWLDMMYMNTAVFAGAAQFVMVDMWSNHMPIFEMTLAVLVINLRYLLIGASLGPLFSGRGLLHKIGMMHLVADENWAVTMSEQRNGTATTWFLFGGGIFLYLAWSSGTLIGLLGGGFITRPEDYALDFAFTAVFTALAVGLWRGKSDVLPWIVAGVAALLAHKFLPGKWYIVAGGLAGAISAMLGPCEIEEVEEAEDVPSY, from the coding sequence ATGAAACACAGAAAGCCGGAAATGATCAGAGGAGCCAGGGCTAACGTTCCCGTGGCCGCCAGCGCCATGGCCTATGGCAGCGTGCTCGGCGTGCTCGCCGCGCAAAAGGGGCTGAGCTGGCTCGACATGATGTACATGAACACCGCAGTTTTCGCCGGTGCTGCCCAGTTCGTCATGGTCGACATGTGGTCGAACCATATGCCCATATTCGAGATGACGCTTGCCGTTCTGGTGATCAACCTGCGCTACCTGCTGATCGGCGCCTCCCTGGGCCCGCTCTTCTCCGGACGCGGGCTGCTGCACAAGATAGGGATGATGCACCTGGTAGCCGACGAGAACTGGGCCGTCACCATGTCCGAGCAGAGAAACGGCACTGCCACTACCTGGTTCCTCTTCGGCGGCGGTATTTTCCTGTACCTCGCCTGGAGCAGCGGCACCCTCATTGGTCTCTTGGGCGGCGGCTTCATAACGAGGCCCGAAGACTATGCCCTCGATTTCGCGTTCACTGCCGTGTTCACCGCGTTGGCTGTCGGATTGTGGCGTGGCAAGAGCGACGTGCTCCCCTGGATTGTCGCCGGGGTCGCCGCCTTGTTGGCCCACAAATTCCTGCCGGGTAAGTGGTATATCGTGGCGGGAGGGCTGGCCGGCGCAATCAGCGCCATGTTGGGGCCGTGCGAGATCGAAGAGGTGGAGGAGGCGGAAGATGTTCCCAGCTATTAA
- a CDS encoding AzlD family protein translates to MFPAINPQVLIAVGLAACVTYSLRLGGLLLASRFPRSGRFRRGMDALPGALLFSLVLPSIVAEGVWGLMAAALTAIVVLRTRNTLAAMLCGMLVIFAVRKIGQ, encoded by the coding sequence ATGTTCCCAGCTATTAATCCGCAGGTGTTGATCGCCGTAGGGCTGGCCGCCTGTGTGACCTATTCCTTGCGGCTGGGCGGGTTGCTGTTGGCGTCCCGTTTCCCGCGCTCGGGTCGTTTCCGCCGCGGCATGGACGCCCTGCCCGGCGCCCTCTTGTTCTCGCTCGTTTTGCCGTCCATCGTCGCCGAAGGCGTGTGGGGCCTCATGGCCGCCGCCCTCACCGCCATTGTCGTGCTCCGCACCCGCAACACCCTCGCCGCCATGCTCTGCGGTATGCTCGTCATTTTCGCAGTGCGCAAGATCGGCCAGTAG
- a CDS encoding GPMC system transcriptional regulator, protein MSVTELQLKTLGDRIASFGKENLDEMLHLVGEGARLVSDQERVRIYLEDLTRGALSCAFACGSFAAEIREATFPIISAEAGVSNTFVTQMPSQFLLPAESGLPLDQDFSRRFNIDGTTMLPITNDGKSIGVVCVDGELLSRDRIELLVPFLARAGERVDHARKYHQQLLLARRVEVYKRREAASFMVRSAVNLIDGLTLASVLVPARGGMEVLASHAEDADLKARYDNVGSIDLKHGTSLVSRYVNEAGVVTDDQLLKPLFIADLQDQTIQRRALTEEMGLRTLYMVPRIEPGTRRLICLINYFTRQLASFSEFEEGLLQTHAEMVERVINEVGGEHLEIKVLSEISDLLQERNEGLHPFLTKVLSKATELIGADTGSIAIVQEREGEKYLVVENEEGTIVGAKNKEWLKKKIPPFKIGGSDLPAQERSLTGYVAWTKEPKIIGQVTDTTQHEGFHRPMNELIKSEMAVPVISDDEVIAVICLNSLQEGYFTEEHKRILQIIDRLTSRHISDIQRIERLQSEVNKLQSDIAYKDPKVSSYRLGNIIGNSRKAQEIVAFINTVSQPLSNRIALWSRHVLQEATIGLPSILVLGPTGAGKEFFFNNLYNKLNELYRQQINPDGELPVKKTNIAAYSGDLTYSELFGHIKGAFTGAYSDRKGILEEASGGIVFLDEIGDADPKTQVQLLRFLDNGGFVRLGENRERISRVLLVAATNKDLRKEIALGNFREDLYHRLTELSVVVPSLNERREDIPDLSTHFLGKLYRTYRSTEEAVRNDEPSLSKDAKEALVGHNYKGNIRELRSILLRALFFRTGKMVTGEDIRKAIRDGSREQVVPAFELLAEEVASDILSDIEAGKDFWECVYEPYSQSRISKDVVRLVVERSRSVAGKSMPEVARHLKAVTGSPQEDEEERKRFFRFKNFLYKTVKI, encoded by the coding sequence ATGTCCGTAACAGAGCTGCAACTTAAGACGTTAGGCGACCGCATCGCCTCTTTCGGAAAAGAAAACCTCGACGAAATGCTGCACCTGGTCGGCGAGGGGGCCCGGCTGGTCTCGGACCAGGAGCGGGTGCGCATCTACCTCGAAGACCTGACCCGCGGCGCGCTCTCCTGCGCCTTCGCCTGCGGCAGCTTCGCCGCCGAGATCCGCGAGGCAACCTTCCCTATCATCTCCGCCGAAGCAGGCGTTTCCAACACCTTCGTGACCCAGATGCCTTCCCAGTTCCTGCTACCTGCCGAGAGCGGGCTCCCGCTGGACCAGGATTTCTCCCGGCGCTTCAATATCGACGGCACCACGATGCTCCCCATCACTAACGACGGGAAGTCAATCGGCGTCGTCTGCGTCGACGGGGAACTTCTATCCCGGGACCGGATCGAGCTGCTGGTCCCATTCCTCGCCAGGGCGGGTGAGCGGGTGGACCATGCGCGCAAGTATCACCAGCAACTGCTGCTGGCGCGCCGAGTCGAGGTCTACAAGAGAAGGGAGGCGGCGAGCTTCATGGTGCGCTCGGCCGTCAACCTGATCGACGGGCTCACCCTCGCCTCGGTGCTGGTCCCCGCGCGCGGTGGCATGGAAGTGCTGGCGAGCCACGCAGAGGACGCCGACCTCAAAGCCCGCTATGACAACGTCGGCAGCATCGACCTGAAACACGGGACATCGCTGGTGTCGCGCTACGTCAACGAGGCAGGGGTGGTGACCGATGACCAGCTCCTGAAGCCGCTGTTCATCGCCGACCTGCAGGACCAGACCATCCAGCGCCGGGCTCTCACCGAGGAGATGGGACTAAGAACCCTGTACATGGTGCCGCGCATCGAGCCCGGCACGCGGCGGCTTATCTGCCTGATCAACTACTTCACCCGCCAGCTCGCCAGCTTCTCGGAATTCGAGGAGGGGCTGCTGCAAACCCACGCCGAGATGGTGGAGCGAGTCATCAACGAGGTCGGCGGCGAGCACCTGGAGATCAAGGTCCTCTCCGAAATCTCCGACCTGCTGCAGGAACGTAACGAAGGCCTGCACCCCTTCCTGACCAAGGTGCTCTCCAAGGCGACCGAACTGATCGGCGCCGACACCGGCAGCATCGCCATCGTACAGGAGCGAGAGGGAGAGAAGTACCTGGTAGTCGAGAACGAGGAAGGAACCATCGTCGGCGCCAAGAACAAGGAATGGTTAAAGAAGAAGATCCCCCCCTTCAAGATCGGCGGGAGCGACCTTCCCGCGCAAGAGCGCAGCCTCACCGGCTACGTCGCTTGGACCAAGGAACCGAAGATCATCGGGCAGGTAACCGACACCACGCAGCACGAGGGGTTCCACCGCCCCATGAACGAGCTGATCAAGAGCGAGATGGCCGTTCCGGTGATCAGCGACGACGAGGTGATCGCCGTCATCTGCCTCAACTCGTTACAGGAAGGGTACTTCACCGAAGAGCACAAGCGCATCCTGCAGATTATCGACCGCCTCACCTCGCGACACATCTCCGATATCCAGCGCATCGAGCGGCTGCAGTCCGAGGTGAACAAGCTGCAAAGCGACATCGCCTACAAGGACCCCAAGGTTTCTTCCTATCGCCTGGGTAACATCATTGGCAACAGCCGCAAGGCCCAGGAGATCGTCGCTTTCATCAACACCGTCTCGCAGCCCCTCTCCAACCGGATCGCCCTCTGGAGCCGGCACGTCCTGCAAGAAGCCACCATCGGCCTCCCCTCGATCCTGGTGCTCGGCCCCACCGGCGCGGGCAAGGAGTTCTTCTTCAACAACCTGTACAACAAGCTCAACGAACTGTACCGGCAGCAGATCAACCCCGACGGCGAGCTTCCCGTCAAGAAGACCAACATCGCCGCCTACAGCGGGGACCTGACCTATTCCGAACTGTTCGGGCACATCAAGGGAGCCTTCACCGGCGCCTACAGCGACCGGAAGGGCATCCTGGAGGAGGCTTCCGGCGGCATCGTCTTCCTGGACGAGATCGGCGATGCCGACCCTAAGACCCAGGTGCAGTTGCTGCGGTTTCTCGACAACGGCGGCTTCGTCCGCCTCGGCGAGAACCGGGAGAGGATCAGCCGCGTCTTGCTGGTGGCCGCCACCAACAAGGACCTGAGGAAGGAGATCGCCCTCGGCAACTTCCGCGAGGACCTGTACCACCGTCTCACCGAACTCTCGGTAGTGGTGCCCTCATTGAACGAGCGGCGCGAGGACATCCCCGACCTCTCCACCCACTTCCTGGGCAAGCTCTACCGGACCTACAGAAGCACCGAAGAGGCGGTCCGCAATGACGAGCCCAGCCTTTCCAAGGACGCCAAGGAAGCGTTGGTCGGCCACAACTACAAGGGGAATATCCGCGAATTGCGAAGCATATTGCTGCGCGCCCTGTTCTTCAGGACCGGCAAGATGGTGACCGGCGAGGACATCAGGAAGGCCATCAGGGACGGTTCCCGCGAGCAGGTGGTCCCGGCGTTCGAGTTGCTGGCCGAGGAAGTAGCCAGCGACATCCTCAGCGACATCGAGGCGGGGAAGGACTTCTGGGAATGTGTCTATGAGCCGTACTCACAGAGCAGGATCTCGAAGGACGTGGTGCGGTTGGTAGTGGAGAGGAGCCGGAGTGTAGCCGGCAAGAGCATGCCCGAAGTTGCCCGACACCTAAAAGCCGTCACCGGCTCTCCCCAGGAGGACGAAGAAGAAAGGAAGCGCTTCTTCCGGTTTAAGAACTTCCTTTACAAGACGGTGAAGATTTAA
- a CDS encoding TIGR04442 family protein: MFRDIRLHGYANDQIEFYAITAGSEAYNRYFFNTDPSDPDEIRFFSPGNEFIIGKNGISHRGNGGSFCEYMFGVDQPIADLAKEEVSNRLIIYGTHNDQRSGTLRFSDRTEGYVSYDKIFFDGNAIFNYFFALTGADFSGPMHDQQERILRVLGKALKRSDAVGEEQDNLIIHEILEIIDDPNAHLFLFKLINIRHREYSEAFKSLYFNNKKITDANFQSLSQLAERYSIDRYQQERIRIDVMYKHPDNRRIVDEYKNILIACNRKGEINKLENARLTRLKTLSVRNKIPGALFYTLDEMLKKDKKLVDLEESNYISETRQILEGMFLSERHIESTIEPEDMLKLLFAKKQAAENRDHAFEEMLLDASKACDEKIRDGADISILEGYSYIITYFDRYDATSSAINQLAFMENVRISEEMIRSLLGNKHAFDMLAPDLFTKLFLSGIFEDKYLGIYGRKKVSHLASGLKLIEENRLTTTALLEQLVKIDRDERLHLTLLEHVKDRIRNFYSKYATKADQDALKKELTEELLNKKLISEEIPDRLFHEVILTIKKEAVYIHNLLPQIILEKNSSLREDFLENSGLDRFYVEELEREFFELNGLNLEELYQIRKGFN, translated from the coding sequence ATGTTCAGAGACATTCGGCTGCACGGCTATGCGAACGACCAGATCGAGTTCTACGCCATCACCGCGGGCAGCGAGGCGTACAACCGTTACTTCTTCAACACCGACCCCTCCGATCCCGACGAAATCCGCTTCTTCTCTCCCGGCAACGAATTCATCATCGGCAAAAACGGCATCAGCCACAGGGGCAACGGCGGCTCCTTCTGCGAGTACATGTTCGGCGTAGACCAGCCCATCGCCGACCTCGCCAAGGAAGAGGTGTCCAACCGGCTCATCATCTACGGCACCCACAACGATCAAAGAAGCGGCACCCTGAGGTTCAGCGACCGCACCGAGGGGTACGTAAGCTACGACAAGATCTTCTTCGACGGCAACGCCATCTTCAACTACTTCTTCGCCCTCACCGGCGCCGACTTCTCCGGCCCCATGCACGACCAGCAGGAGCGCATCCTCAGGGTGCTGGGCAAGGCCCTCAAGCGCTCGGACGCGGTCGGCGAGGAGCAGGACAACCTGATCATCCACGAGATCCTGGAGATCATCGACGACCCCAACGCCCACCTCTTCCTGTTCAAGTTGATCAACATCCGGCACCGCGAGTACAGCGAGGCCTTCAAGTCGCTCTACTTCAACAACAAGAAGATCACCGATGCCAACTTCCAGTCCCTCTCCCAGCTGGCCGAGCGCTACAGCATCGACCGGTACCAGCAGGAGCGCATCCGGATCGACGTGATGTACAAGCATCCGGACAACCGGCGCATAGTCGACGAGTACAAGAACATCCTGATCGCCTGCAACCGCAAGGGCGAGATCAACAAGCTGGAGAACGCGCGCCTGACCCGACTGAAGACGTTGTCGGTGCGCAACAAGATCCCCGGTGCGCTCTTCTATACGCTGGACGAGATGCTCAAGAAGGACAAGAAGCTGGTCGACCTCGAGGAGAGCAACTACATCTCCGAGACCAGGCAGATCCTGGAGGGGATGTTCCTTTCCGAGCGCCACATCGAGAGCACCATCGAGCCGGAAGACATGCTGAAATTGCTCTTCGCCAAGAAGCAGGCCGCCGAGAACCGCGACCACGCCTTCGAGGAGATGCTGCTCGACGCCAGCAAGGCCTGCGACGAGAAAATCCGCGACGGTGCCGACATCTCGATCCTCGAAGGATACTCGTACATCATCACCTACTTCGACCGCTATGACGCTACCTCTTCGGCCATCAATCAGCTGGCGTTCATGGAGAACGTAAGGATTTCTGAGGAGATGATCCGAAGCCTCTTGGGCAACAAGCACGCCTTCGACATGCTGGCGCCCGACCTGTTCACCAAGCTCTTCCTCTCCGGCATCTTCGAGGACAAGTACCTTGGGATCTACGGCCGCAAGAAGGTGAGCCACCTGGCCTCCGGCCTCAAACTCATCGAGGAGAACCGCCTCACCACCACGGCCCTCCTGGAGCAGTTGGTGAAGATCGACAGAGACGAGCGGTTGCACCTCACCCTGCTTGAACACGTCAAGGACCGCATCCGTAATTTCTACTCCAAGTACGCCACGAAAGCAGATCAGGATGCGCTCAAGAAGGAGCTCACCGAGGAGCTCCTCAACAAGAAGCTCATCAGCGAGGAAATTCCGGACCGCCTGTTCCACGAAGTGATCCTCACCATCAAGAAAGAAGCGGTCTACATCCACAACCTGCTGCCGCAGATCATCCTGGAGAAGAACTCCTCGCTGCGTGAGGACTTCCTGGAGAACTCCGGCCTGGACCGTTTCTACGTTGAAGAACTCGAGCGCGAGTTCTTCGAGCTCAACGGCCTGAACCTGGAGGAGCTGTACCAGATCAGGAAAGGGTTCAACTAA
- a CDS encoding GPMC system MBL fold metallohydrolase, with the protein MKITILGSGTSTGVPMVGCHCQVCGSSDPRDKRTRASILVESRGQRILVDTSTDLRMQALREGIPQIDAVLLTHTHADHIHGIDDLRGFHFIHRRVIPCYASQESIDQVRTNFSYIFEGLHSEGYWPLLEACPVVDPFDLFGCRVTPVPIRHGSFLATGYRFDNAAYLTDCSEIPEQSLPLLQGLDLMIIDGLRFSPHPNHFNIEGALKMSEILKPSRTVLTHLTHEVHHRDGERLPQGVEFAYDGMMIEL; encoded by the coding sequence ATGAAAATTACCATTCTCGGCTCTGGCACTTCGACCGGGGTCCCCATGGTCGGCTGCCACTGCCAGGTCTGCGGCTCCTCTGACCCGCGCGACAAGAGAACACGTGCCTCCATCCTGGTCGAGTCCCGTGGCCAACGCATCCTCGTCGATACCTCGACCGACTTGAGAATGCAGGCGCTGCGGGAAGGGATTCCGCAGATCGACGCCGTTCTGCTCACCCACACCCACGCCGACCACATCCATGGTATCGATGACTTGCGCGGCTTTCACTTCATCCACCGCAGGGTGATCCCGTGTTATGCCAGCCAGGAATCCATTGACCAGGTTCGCACCAACTTCTCGTACATCTTCGAGGGGCTCCACTCGGAGGGATACTGGCCGCTTTTGGAGGCTTGTCCCGTAGTGGACCCCTTCGACCTGTTCGGCTGCCGCGTCACACCAGTGCCGATCAGGCACGGTTCCTTCCTGGCTACCGGCTACCGGTTCGATAACGCTGCCTACCTCACCGACTGCAGCGAGATCCCGGAACAGTCGCTGCCGCTGTTACAGGGACTCGACCTGATGATCATCGACGGCCTGCGCTTTTCCCCGCACCCCAACCATTTCAACATCGAGGGTGCGCTCAAGATGTCGGAGATCCTGAAACCCAGCCGCACCGTGCTGACACACCTCACCCACGAGGTACATCACCGCGACGGAGAGCGACTCCCCCAGGGCGTTGAGTTCGCCTACGACGGCATGATGATTGAGCTTTGA